The genomic interval TCCCCGGCCGCGGGTGGTTTTAAAACGCAGCCCGATATCCGTACCCAGGAAGGAGCAATTGGATACAAACAGGTTACGCGCACCGCCCGACATTTCACTGCCTATTACAAAACCGCCGTGTGCATGATATACGGTGCAGTTATTGACGATCACATCTTCCGTAGGCACGCCCCTTTTACGGCCCTGTTCATCCCTGCCCGATTTGATACAGATACCATCATCACCCACATCAAATGTGCAGCCTTCTATGCGGGCATAACGGCAGGACTCAAGATCCAGCCCGTCGCCGTTCTGTGCATACCAGGGATTCTTTGCATATACATTACGCAGTGTAATATGTTCTGTCAGCAGCGGATGGATACACCAGGCCGGTGAGTTCTGAAAGGTTACGCCTTCCAGCAGCACATACTTACAGGAGGTAATGCTGATCATATTCGGACGCAGGAAGTCCTTAATACTGTCATAGTCAGCCGCAGTCTTGCCTGGAGCTATAACGCCCGCCAGTTTAGTGTGAGAACCTTTTAATGATTTTTCGGAAGGGTACCAGGTCTTTTTATCCTCTCCTTCTATACCACCGGAAGCCAGCAGTTTGGTCCACTGCGTTTCCGTCAGCTTATCCTTCTTCACAATACGCCAGGCGTCTCCACCTCCATCCAGGACACCGCTGCCTGTGATGGCGATGTTTTCTGCATTGAGCGCGGACACCGGCGCCTGGCAACGCACGGCCATTAAACCTTCGTAGGTGGTTTCCACCAGGGGATACTGGTCAAAATCTGTCGTGAACTGTAAGATGGCATTAGGCGCCAGGTACAGGTTCACATTGCTCTTCAGCACAATGGGGCCGGTCAGCCATAAGCCCGGAGGCACCATTACCACACCGCCGCCTTTACTGTTGCAGGCGGTGATAGCATCGTTGATACCTTTATTGTTCAGGGTGATACCATCAGCTTTGGCGCCGAAAGCCAGGATGTTCAGTGTATCGCTTCTGAAATGCGGTTCATAGATCTCCGGTAGCTCAAAACGGTACTTCCCTTCAAAAGCGGTCTGTTCCAGGTATTTTTCCAGACCAATATGCTTCTCACTGATCTCCCTGGCCACCAGTCCTGCTACCAGGGTGGCGCCGTAGGTATTGAAATGCGTATTGTCGGTAACGCCATTGGGCAAGGTGGTATAATGCCCCGGCCCTGTGGTCTTAAACAATTTCTCAGAGCCCTGTACGCCATGCTGTACCAGCAGGGCTTCACTGCTTTTATGCAGGTCTATCAGCGGCACTTCATTGCTGGCGGCTATTTCCCGCACCACGCGTGGGTATTCCCCATGCTGGTCCACAAAGGCGCCCTTCTCATCAAACTTCCGGCGTTGTACCGGGGTAACAAGAATGGGATTTGCCCCTTTCGCCCGGGCTTCCTTCACAAAGCGGACCAGGTTATCCCTGTATTCGCCCTCAGGAGCCGCATAACGGGTCGGATCTTCCTTCTTGGCATCATTGTGCCCGAACTGGATAATAAGCCAGTCACCGGGCTTTAATTGCGCTAAAACACTGTCCCAGCGATGCTCATTGATGAAGCTTTTGGTACTGCGTCCGTTGACGGCATAGTTCCTTACGGTCACGCCTTTCCTTAAAAAGAGCGGGAACAGCTGTCCCCATCCTCTCTCCGGATTATCTTCCAGGGGCTTGTTGGCCATGGTAGAATCACCGATCATAAACACGCGCGGCGGATCGTCTGTCGCTATCCAGCTGATCAAGGGAAAAAACAGCGCCAATAGGTACAACTTCATGAGCTTTCGGTTTATAGTATTACTGATAGTTCGGGTTTTGAGTGAACTCACTCTTGTTTGTCACCGCATCGATCTGGTCCTGCGGGATAGGACGAACAGTGTGGAATGACTGGAAATTCTTCGCTGCGTCAGGATTATGTGCTGATATCTGTGTGCCCAGCTTACCGGTACGTTTCAGATCAAACCAGCGCAGCTGTTCTCCTGCCAGTTCGCGGGCCCTTTCAGCCAGGATGAAATCAATGGTCATATCTGCATCTGTCACCTGCATTTCCGCCTCGTGACCGGGAATGATCGCACGTTTGCGCAGCGTAGTGACATATTCCGCTGCTTTGGCCTTGTTGCCCAGGTTGATCTGTGCTTCTGCTGCGATCAGGTACACCTCACCCAGGCGAATGATATATGCATCACGGGCGCTTTGTTCCTCATCCTTTCCTCCGCGGGTCGGGTCTTCAAATTTCTTCAGGGAGATATAGTGGGTACGGTCAGCACCTCCCTCACCCGGAAGATAAGAAGTATTCCTGTCATACACACGATATGGTTTACCGGCAGTGTCTGCAGGAGCTACCACGTATTTGGTACATACCACCGCAGTGTCACCCGTTTTCATGCCTCTTCGTCCTGTTGCCGGGTTATTACAGTACCATACGCTTTTGAAGCTGGCGTCAAACCGTGCATCCGCTTTCTCATTGAAAAGTTCCAGCAGGTACAGGGTAGGCATATACCTGTTAAACGGACGGCCGTTGGCAACATCGCGCTGCATACCCGGCAGGTCGTCATATTTCATCGTAAACATCAGGTGCCCGTTGTTGGCGCCACGGGAATGCCCGTTGGGATATAAAGTAGCATCCAGCCTGTCGTTGAACACCAGATTCTTCATGTAGTTAACGGCCCATACGATCTCTTTGTTCTGCAGGTTGTCCATACGCCAGAGGTCAGCGTATTTGGCCTGCAGCGCATACCCGAAGTTATTGATCACCGAATCGGCCAGTGCAGCGGCCTTATCGTTCTGGCCACGGGTAAGGTACATGCGTGCCAGGAACGCCATGGCTGCCGGTTTGGTAGCACGGCCATAGTCGCTGGTAGTACGTGGCAGATTAGCAGCTGCCATTTCCAGGTCGCGGAAGATCTGCGCATAAAAAGTGTCTACCGGCGTACGGTTGGCAGTTGTCTGCACACCGCTGGTTTCTGTCAGCGTAAAATGAACACCGCCCCAGGTCTCTACAATGTGCCAGTAATAGAAGGCCCGGAGGAAACGCAGTTCTGCTTCGCGGATCACTCTTTTGTCTTCTGTCAACCCGGCATTGCCCACCCTGGCTATGCCCGTGTTGCAAAGATTGATAGCCGAATACATTTGCCGCCACAATCCGCTCATCACGCTATTGCTGGCCTGGAGGTTGATATATTGTGTAAGATCAGGGTATTTGTCGCCGGTACCGCTTGTCCACAGGTCAGTGCCCATCTCTGAGATGCTGTAGCCCTCTTCTTTTCCGTACCACCAGCGGTTGTAGGAATAAGCAGCATTTACCAGTGTTTCGAAACCCTCAGGTGTACTGAACACCTGGTCCACGGTGAGCCCGGAAGGATTGTACTCTTCCAGCTGTTTGTTACAGGCCGCCAGCAGACCGACGCCCAGCAGTATGGTAATGAAAAGATTTATATAATGTTTCATGGTTTGTCAGGTTAATTGAATGAGATCAGAATTCTACATTGAGGCCAGCCACATACATCTTCGTCAGCGGATTGCTCAGGTCACCTCCTCTCTCCGGATCATAGTCTTTCACCTTACTGAAGGTGAACAGGTTCTTACCTGTTACATAAACGCGCAGGTTACTCATATGCATGGTCTTTAAAACATCTGCAGGCAGGGTATACCCCAGTGAGATATTGCGGATCTTTACGAAAGATCCATCCTTATATCCCAGCGTTTTGATAAAGGGCGTACCGTCTTTTGACACACTTGCATTCGGGCGTGGATAGGCGTTCGTCTCATGCTCCGGCGTCCAGTAATCAAGCGGCGCACTATTTTCCAGGCCCTGCGGATCATATTTGGCAGCATATTCTGAATTGATCCATTGTCCGATACGTGCAAACACATACACGTTCAGATCGAAACTCCTGAAGCGGATATCGTTGTTGAAACCACCGCTCCAGGCAGGCACCTGTTTACCTACTACAATACGGTCGGCAGAATTCAGTACGCCATTATTGTCCTGGTCGCGTACCTTGATATCTCCTGGTTTGTACTTGTATCTGGCAGCAGCATCTGCTTCCTTGGTTTGCCAGATGCCGGTCTTCTCATAGTCGAAGAACACTTTTACCGGCTGACCAATAAACCAGCTGTTGGCTACGTCATTGGTGTTGGCATCCGCCAGTGCCACAATCTCTTCTTTGTTCTTTGAGAAGGTGATATTGGAGGTCCAGCTCAATCCATTCACGCTTACATTGACAGTATTGATACCGAGTTCAATACCCCTGTTCCTTGTTTTACCGATGTTCTGGATCACCGTGCTGACGCCTGAAGATGTAGGCAATGTTCGCTGCAGCAGCAGGTCTTTGGTATGTGTATCATAGTAGTCGACCGTAGCATTGATCCTGCCGTTGAAGAAGCTCATGTCCAGTCCCACGTCAGTAGTGGACGACAGTTCCCATTTCAGGAACCTGTTACCTACCTGGCTACCGATGCCATAACCCATAGCGGAGTTGGTATCATCATAAGAGAATGGGATCTTGTTCAGATAACTGGCCGTTGCATATGGCGGTACCGCGTCATTACCGGCAATGCCATAACTGGCACGCAGTTTCAGATCGCTGAAGATATGCTGGTCACGCATAAAAGCTTCGTCAGAGATTCTCCATGCCCCTGCAACAGCCGGGAAGAAAGCCCATTTATTGCCAGGCGCCAGTTTTGACGATCCGTCAGAACGCCCTGTTACTGACAGGAGATATTTTCCTTTATAGCTATAATTGAGGCGCCCTGTAAAGGAGATCAGTTTGCTGGCCATGTAGCTGGAACGGATGGCAATACCGCTCACACTGTTCTGCAGGGCATAATACAATTGTGAAGGAAGTAATTGCCCCTCCCCCTGCAGGAAACTGGAATCGCGCTGGTCGGAGAGCAGGCTGGCCACGCCGGTCACACCGAATGAATGATCGCCGATGCTGCGCTGGTAGTTCAACACATTCTCCCAGCTGAGGAAACGCCTGCTACCGCTGTTGAGCTGCGAGCGGGAAGCGGAAGCCGTAGCACGGTCGATCGTATTTTTAGCTGCGTAGATGCCGGTACGGGTATTATCCAGTGTTACACCAAAATTGGAGCGTAAGGACAAGCCTTTCAAAGGTGTCAGTTCTACATAGGCGTTCACAAATGTGCGGGTTACCCTGCCGTTGTTCTGATATGCATTGGGTTGTTCATCCGCCAGTGGATTGATCATCGTACCGCCGTTGGGGAATGTCACCAGCTTGCCTTCGTTATCGTAAGGAAGGCCGAGCGGTATGATCTTGTTGCCCTGGTTCAGCGGATCACGACGGGTATCCTGGTTGTAGTAGGTGATCTGGCTTTGCATGCCCACTTTCAGGTAGTCGTTGATGAGCTGGTCGATGTTCAGACGGGCAGCATATCTCTTCAGGTGATCCAGTTTGAAAAGGCCTTTTTCATCAAAATAATCCAGTGAGAGATACACCTTCGTTTTATCGGAGCCACCGGATACACCTACCTGGTAGTCCTGTTGCAGGCCGTCATGGATCAGGAGGTCCGCATAGTTTGTCCAGAGGTTGTTCTGGATCGCATTCACTTCTGATGCATTGAAGATGAGCGGATCGTCTGCTTCGCTTTTCCAGCGACCGGTAGTACGGTTCGCCTCACGTTTCTGTGCTACGTATTGCGGGCCGGTAGACATGTAGGGATATCCTGCTACCTGCGAGAGGCCGACATAGGTGTTGACAGTAACACGAGGCTTTCCGCCAGCGCCTTTTTTTGTTGTAACAATAATAACGCCGTTGGCGCCCCTGGAACCATAAATAGCAGTTGAGGAAGCATCTTTCAGTACTTCCATGGACTGAATATCATTCGGGTTAATGTCCTGGATGTTCTCATATTGTACACCGTCCACAATGTAGAGCGGTCCGTTATCAGCACGGATAGAGCGGTTACCTCTTACCGTTACATTCACTTTTGCGCCGGATGCACCGCTGCTTTTGGTAATATCCACACCAGGCAGTTTGCCCTGTACAGACTCCATCACGTTCGTGGAAGGGATCTTCTTCAGCTCTTCTCCCTTCACAGAAACAACAGCTCCTGTAAGGTCGCGTTTCTTCACTTCACCATAACCTACTACCACGACTTCGTCCAGCTGCTTATTATCCTTTTCAAGTTTCACAATGAGGTTGTTGCTGCCGTTAATGTTTTGCGTCTGTGCCTGATAACCCAGATAACTGAATATCAATACACCTGTTCTGGCATCGGGAACTGTAAGGGAAAACGCGCCGGTGGCATCTGTCTGCACACCTGTTGTGGTACCTTTAAGATGTATGTTCACCATTACGAGCGGCTCTCCTGTTGCTGCGTCGGAGACACGCCCTTTTATAACCTGGCCCTGTGCAAATGCCATCCCGGCAACGCCCAGCAATAGCCAGTACATCAATAACAGTTTTTTCATAACGTAATGTTGTATATATGTCTTCTAAATTTGGGTCTTGTTAATCCGCAACGGAATACTATTGCTACAGTGGCAATACAAAGCAGTACTGGTTTGTATCGGATCCTTCTACCGATATCCCCGAAACAATTCTACAGCTATATTCATTAATTCGGAAAGGTTTGCAGGTATTTATTTACGCAAACGTTTGCGGACTACATAACCGCTGCCCGTGAGCAGTGGCGAAGCAGGTTAACCTCGCAACCAAAATATCAGCGCTTTATTCATCTCTGAGGCGTTTTCATACGTGTTGGGATGACACCAATATAGTATAAGATAAATTATAAGTATATTTACTTATTCCGTTATGAAATTCGAAGCCGCTACTATAAAAGATATCGCTATTGCGCTGGGGTTATCCACCTCTACCGTGTCCCGTGCCCTGCGGGACAGCCATGAGATCAGTATTGCCACCAAACAGCTGGTGCTGGAATATGCCACGAGGATCAACTACCATCCCAACCCGATCGCCTTAAGCCTGAAAGAAAAAAGAAGCCGCTCCATCGGTGTCATCGTTGCCGAGATCGCCAACAGTTTCTTTTCACAGGCCATCAACGGTATTGAATCCGTTGCAAAAGACAAAGGGTATAATGTAATGATCTCACAAACGCATGAATCGTTCGACAAAGAGGTGATGACACTGCAATACCTGGCATCCCGCTCCATTGACGGACTGCTCATCTCTGTGTCCAGTGGTACGGAAAACATGGACCCCCTGAAGAGATTGCATGAAAGAGGTTTTCCTATTGTATTCTTTGACCGTATTGTGGAAGAGATACAGACCCATAAAGTGATGGTAGACAATTTCAGGGGCGCTTACGATGCCACACTGCACCTGATCAATAAAGGGTACAAACATATTGCTGTTATTGCAGGTCCGGAGAACCTGTCTATCAGCCGCGAGCGCATTGCAGGCTACCGGGAAGCACTGGCGCATACCAGGGTAAAACCGGGCAAAGCCCTGATCAAATACAGCCGTTACGCCGGACTTCAACTACAGGAAGTAGAACAGGCCGTGAGCCAGCTATTGAAACTGCGCCCACGGCCTGATGCTATTTTTACGGCGTCAGATAAACTGACCACCAATTGTATGCGTGTGTTAAAAAACAAAGGTATCCGTATTCCCCAGGACATTGCCCTTGTCGGCTTTTCCAATTCAGATTTAATAGAACTGCTACACCCGCCGCTGACCGTTGTGAGACAGCCGGCCTTCGAAATGGGACAGATCGCTACCAACCTGCTGCTCCAACTGATAGAGAGCAAAAAGCCCGTAAAGGAATTTGAAAGGAAGATACTGAATACAAACCTCATCGTACAGGCATCTTCCTGATACAGTTTATCATGCAGGCACCTGCTGTGCGGCCAGTTCTACGGTCAGCTCGGCGATCCTGTTAGAGATACCCACTTCATTGTCGTACCAGGCTACTATCTTTACCAGGTTGCCTATTGCACGTGTCAGGGTACCATCTACGATGGAGGAATGTGTATTTCCCAGGATATCCGCAGAAACCAGCGGTTCCTCTGTATACTCCAACACACCTTTCAGAGATGTATCCGCATAATTTTTAAACAACTGGTTGATCTCAGCCGCAGAAGCGGGTTTCACCAGGTTGAGCGACATATCCGCAATGGAACCATCAATCACAGGTATCCTGTAGGAGAAACCATCCATTTTACCTTTCAGATCAGGCAGTACATCGCCAATGGCTTTAGCCGCGCCGGTAGTGGTGGGGATGATGGACTGCGTAGCTGCCCTCGCTCTCCTGTAATCTTTATGCGGACCGTCCTGCAGCATCTGGTCCATGGTGAATGCATGTACAGTGCTCATATAACCGGAAGCAATGCCATATTCCTTATCAAGCAGGTATAATACGGGTGCAATACAGTTTGTGGTACAGGAAGCTGTGGAAAGGATCTGATCATCTGCACTTATCTGGTCGTTGTTGACACCTGCCACGATCGTCTTAACGCCACCGCTTGCAGGCGCTGTGATCAGCACCTTTCCCGCACCGGCAGTAATATGCTGTTGTGCCAGTTCCTTTTGTGTAAAGCGGCCGGTAGACTCAATCACTACGTCTACTCCCAGTTGCGCCCAGGGCAGTTTCTCCGGCGAGCGCTCGTTCAGCAGCAGGATGTTCTTACCGTTCACAATCAGATGTTTATCGTCGTGTGTCACTGTTCCCGGGAATTTCCCGTGAGAGGTATCATATTTCAACAGGTGCGCAAGCAACCCGATATCCGTAAGATCATTAACCGCAACTACTTCTACTCCCTTCTTGTTCTGTAATGCTCTCAGCGTCATTCTGCCTATACGTCCGAATCCATTGATAGCTATTTTCATCGTTATATATTTTTGGGTGATCAATTAAGTGTTTGTAATGATGTTCTGAAAGAACGCCGGTAGTCAGATGGAGACACCATCATGTGCCGCATAAATGTGCGCCGCATGGATACAAGTCCCCCCAGCCCGCATTTCTCCGCGATCTGCTCCATGCTCAGGTCACTGTCTTCCAGGTATTTCCTCGCTATTTCTATGCGTAATTTTTCTACGAATTTCGCCGGCGTCATACCTGTTTCTTTTATGAACACACGGTTGAAATTCCGCAGGCTCATATTGCAATGTTCAGCGAGGTGCTCTACGCGGAGGTCTTCCTGTAAATGGCGGATGATCCAGGGATGCAGTTTCCCTGCAATGGAATTCTCCATCGTATGCACCTCTAATAAAGAACTGAACTGCGACTGATATCCTGTACGTTTCAGGTATAAAACGAGCTTGCGTGCTGCATGCAGGGCAAGGTCGCGTCCATAGTCTTCCTCCACCAGTGCCAGTGAGAGATCTATACCGGAAGCCACACCTCCTGAAGTATAAACATTACCATCACGTGTATAAAAAGGATTTGTGTCTACTTTAATACCCGGATACCGGCGCTGAAAGTCCTGGCTGAACTGCCAGTGAGTGGTGGCATGCCTGCCCTCGAGTATGCCGGCTTCTGCCAGCGCATAGGTGCCTACGCACACAGAGCAGATACGCCGTACCTTAGGGTAGGTGTCATGCAGCCAGCCGATAAATGCACCGCTTGTTTCCAGCATGGCCATGGGGAAACCTGCTATGATCAGGGTATCGATCGGCTTGTCGATGGCGTCTACCCTTACCTCGCAACTCAGTTCCATACGGCTTTTTGTGGTGATCTTTTTTGTAGTGAGCGGAGAAGCCAGCA from Chitinophaga filiformis carries:
- a CDS encoding SusC/RagA family TonB-linked outer membrane protein translates to MKKLLLMYWLLLGVAGMAFAQGQVIKGRVSDAATGEPLVMVNIHLKGTTTGVQTDATGAFSLTVPDARTGVLIFSYLGYQAQTQNINGSNNLIVKLEKDNKQLDEVVVVGYGEVKKRDLTGAVVSVKGEELKKIPSTNVMESVQGKLPGVDITKSSGASGAKVNVTVRGNRSIRADNGPLYIVDGVQYENIQDINPNDIQSMEVLKDASSTAIYGSRGANGVIIVTTKKGAGGKPRVTVNTYVGLSQVAGYPYMSTGPQYVAQKREANRTTGRWKSEADDPLIFNASEVNAIQNNLWTNYADLLIHDGLQQDYQVGVSGGSDKTKVYLSLDYFDEKGLFKLDHLKRYAARLNIDQLINDYLKVGMQSQITYYNQDTRRDPLNQGNKIIPLGLPYDNEGKLVTFPNGGTMINPLADEQPNAYQNNGRVTRTFVNAYVELTPLKGLSLRSNFGVTLDNTRTGIYAAKNTIDRATASASRSQLNSGSRRFLSWENVLNYQRSIGDHSFGVTGVASLLSDQRDSSFLQGEGQLLPSQLYYALQNSVSGIAIRSSYMASKLISFTGRLNYSYKGKYLLSVTGRSDGSSKLAPGNKWAFFPAVAGAWRISDEAFMRDQHIFSDLKLRASYGIAGNDAVPPYATASYLNKIPFSYDDTNSAMGYGIGSQVGNRFLKWELSSTTDVGLDMSFFNGRINATVDYYDTHTKDLLLQRTLPTSSGVSTVIQNIGKTRNRGIELGINTVNVSVNGLSWTSNITFSKNKEEIVALADANTNDVANSWFIGQPVKVFFDYEKTGIWQTKEADAAARYKYKPGDIKVRDQDNNGVLNSADRIVVGKQVPAWSGGFNNDIRFRSFDLNVYVFARIGQWINSEYAAKYDPQGLENSAPLDYWTPEHETNAYPRPNASVSKDGTPFIKTLGYKDGSFVKIRNISLGYTLPADVLKTMHMSNLRVYVTGKNLFTFSKVKDYDPERGGDLSNPLTKMYVAGLNVEF
- the gap gene encoding type I glyceraldehyde-3-phosphate dehydrogenase, which gives rise to MTMKIAINGFGRIGRMTLRALQNKKGVEVVAVNDLTDIGLLAHLLKYDTSHGKFPGTVTHDDKHLIVNGKNILLLNERSPEKLPWAQLGVDVVIESTGRFTQKELAQQHITAGAGKVLITAPASGGVKTIVAGVNNDQISADDQILSTASCTTNCIAPVLYLLDKEYGIASGYMSTVHAFTMDQMLQDGPHKDYRRARAATQSIIPTTTGAAKAIGDVLPDLKGKMDGFSYRIPVIDGSIADMSLNLVKPASAAEINQLFKNYADTSLKGVLEYTEEPLVSADILGNTHSSIVDGTLTRAIGNLVKIVAWYDNEVGISNRIAELTVELAAQQVPA
- a CDS encoding RagB/SusD family nutrient uptake outer membrane protein, which gives rise to MKHYINLFITILLGVGLLAACNKQLEEYNPSGLTVDQVFSTPEGFETLVNAAYSYNRWWYGKEEGYSISEMGTDLWTSGTGDKYPDLTQYINLQASNSVMSGLWRQMYSAINLCNTGIARVGNAGLTEDKRVIREAELRFLRAFYYWHIVETWGGVHFTLTETSGVQTTANRTPVDTFYAQIFRDLEMAAANLPRTTSDYGRATKPAAMAFLARMYLTRGQNDKAAALADSVINNFGYALQAKYADLWRMDNLQNKEIVWAVNYMKNLVFNDRLDATLYPNGHSRGANNGHLMFTMKYDDLPGMQRDVANGRPFNRYMPTLYLLELFNEKADARFDASFKSVWYCNNPATGRRGMKTGDTAVVCTKYVVAPADTAGKPYRVYDRNTSYLPGEGGADRTHYISLKKFEDPTRGGKDEEQSARDAYIIRLGEVYLIAAEAQINLGNKAKAAEYVTTLRKRAIIPGHEAEMQVTDADMTIDFILAERARELAGEQLRWFDLKRTGKLGTQISAHNPDAAKNFQSFHTVRPIPQDQIDAVTNKSEFTQNPNYQ
- a CDS encoding LacI family DNA-binding transcriptional regulator, whose protein sequence is MKFEAATIKDIAIALGLSTSTVSRALRDSHEISIATKQLVLEYATRINYHPNPIALSLKEKRSRSIGVIVAEIANSFFSQAINGIESVAKDKGYNVMISQTHESFDKEVMTLQYLASRSIDGLLISVSSGTENMDPLKRLHERGFPIVFFDRIVEEIQTHKVMVDNFRGAYDATLHLINKGYKHIAVIAGPENLSISRERIAGYREALAHTRVKPGKALIKYSRYAGLQLQEVEQAVSQLLKLRPRPDAIFTASDKLTTNCMRVLKNKGIRIPQDIALVGFSNSDLIELLHPPLTVVRQPAFEMGQIATNLLLQLIESKKPVKEFERKILNTNLIVQASS
- a CDS encoding glycosyl hydrolase family 28 protein produces the protein MKLYLLALFFPLISWIATDDPPRVFMIGDSTMANKPLEDNPERGWGQLFPLFLRKGVTVRNYAVNGRSTKSFINEHRWDSVLAQLKPGDWLIIQFGHNDAKKEDPTRYAAPEGEYRDNLVRFVKEARAKGANPILVTPVQRRKFDEKGAFVDQHGEYPRVVREIAASNEVPLIDLHKSSEALLVQHGVQGSEKLFKTTGPGHYTTLPNGVTDNTHFNTYGATLVAGLVAREISEKHIGLEKYLEQTAFEGKYRFELPEIYEPHFRSDTLNILAFGAKADGITLNNKGINDAITACNSKGGGVVMVPPGLWLTGPIVLKSNVNLYLAPNAILQFTTDFDQYPLVETTYEGLMAVRCQAPVSALNAENIAITGSGVLDGGGDAWRIVKKDKLTETQWTKLLASGGIEGEDKKTWYPSEKSLKGSHTKLAGVIAPGKTAADYDSIKDFLRPNMISITSCKYVLLEGVTFQNSPAWCIHPLLTEHITLRNVYAKNPWYAQNGDGLDLESCRYARIEGCTFDVGDDGICIKSGRDEQGRKRGVPTEDVIVNNCTVYHAHGGFVIGSEMSGGARNLFVSNCSFLGTDIGLRFKTTRGRGGIVEKIYVNNINMKDIPAEAILFDMYYMAKDPVPLSGEKREAPKVQLFPVTEATPQFRDFHISNVVCHGAEKAIFIRGLPEMPISDIYLKDITIKAKAAGDCIAGSNISLTNVTLVTKDSGKINVQDSKQVKLDITKR
- a CDS encoding GlxA family transcriptional regulator; its protein translation is MPGKTKKLIVIVPMPGTFLLDIAGPVDVFTAADAILKEMGGATAEGYDVVLASPLTTKKITTKSRMELSCEVRVDAIDKPIDTLIIAGFPMAMLETSGAFIGWLHDTYPKVRRICSVCVGTYALAEAGILEGRHATTHWQFSQDFQRRYPGIKVDTNPFYTRDGNVYTSGGVASGIDLSLALVEEDYGRDLALHAARKLVLYLKRTGYQSQFSSLLEVHTMENSIAGKLHPWIIRHLQEDLRVEHLAEHCNMSLRNFNRVFIKETGMTPAKFVEKLRIEIARKYLEDSDLSMEQIAEKCGLGGLVSMRRTFMRHMMVSPSDYRRSFRTSLQTLN